A genomic window from Candidatus Poribacteria bacterium includes:
- a CDS encoding mercuric reductase, whose protein sequence is MDVYDLTIIGGGSAGLVLAVAGAKLGKKTALVEKHRIGGDCLWTGCVPSKALLKAAKVANYIRDGEKYGITSTDTTPDWQRVMAYVRSTQHVIEEEHDNPERFREMGVDVIFGNGHFESSDTFVIEDTENDQLRTLKSKRFVISTGSRPVAPPIPGLESCGYLDSENIWELEEFPNRLLVVGAGPIGVELGQAFHRLGADVTIAQRSGRILTKEDTDVSEQMLGYLREEGITIRLNTNIAQVVQRQEGISVTFSNGENETTEQIFDKLLIAAGRAPNVEGLELDKIGVQVGTRGIEVNNKLQTNIKNIYAAGDVIGHYLFTHVAAFQAQLLIRNIFFPLSKTINYAVVPWTTFCDPEVARCGLTEAEAREKYGDVDVFTLDQSDVDRAVAEGETQGFSKVIASRWSGKILGVHLVGANAGEVIHEYVLAMQEGIPLRKLSGMIHVYPTFSSSVWRVAGKWFSESTLIQTLRRLLPSG, encoded by the coding sequence GTGGATGTGTATGATTTGACAATTATTGGCGGCGGAAGTGCCGGACTCGTGCTTGCTGTAGCGGGTGCAAAGTTAGGCAAAAAGACCGCGCTTGTAGAGAAGCACCGTATTGGTGGCGACTGCCTCTGGACAGGGTGCGTGCCTTCTAAAGCCCTCCTTAAAGCGGCGAAGGTCGCGAATTACATCAGAGATGGTGAGAAATACGGAATTACATCCACCGACACAACACCTGACTGGCAGCGCGTCATGGCATACGTCCGTAGCACCCAACACGTCATAGAAGAGGAACACGACAATCCTGAGCGGTTCCGTGAGATGGGGGTTGATGTTATCTTCGGAAACGGGCATTTTGAATCAAGCGATACTTTCGTTATAGAAGATACTGAGAACGACCAACTCCGTACACTCAAAAGCAAAAGGTTTGTGATTAGCACCGGCTCCCGTCCGGTTGCGCCGCCTATACCCGGATTGGAATCTTGTGGTTATCTTGACAGTGAGAACATCTGGGAACTTGAAGAGTTCCCCAACCGACTGCTCGTCGTCGGTGCGGGTCCCATCGGCGTTGAATTGGGGCAGGCGTTTCATCGACTCGGTGCTGATGTGACGATAGCACAACGGAGCGGACGCATCTTGACGAAGGAAGATACCGATGTCTCTGAACAGATGTTGGGTTATCTTCGCGAGGAAGGAATTACGATCCGACTCAATACGAACATTGCGCAGGTTGTGCAGCGTCAAGAAGGCATAAGCGTGACCTTCAGCAACGGTGAAAACGAAACGACGGAACAAATCTTTGATAAGCTCCTAATCGCCGCGGGGCGCGCACCGAATGTTGAGGGGTTAGAACTTGATAAAATCGGGGTGCAGGTGGGCACGCGCGGGATCGAGGTAAACAATAAACTCCAAACAAACATCAAAAACATCTATGCTGCAGGCGACGTGATTGGACACTACTTATTTACGCACGTCGCTGCTTTTCAAGCGCAACTACTCATCCGAAACATCTTTTTCCCACTTTCCAAAACGATCAATTACGCCGTCGTGCCGTGGACGACCTTCTGCGACCCGGAGGTTGCTCGCTGTGGTCTAACCGAGGCAGAGGCACGCGAGAAATATGGCGATGTTGATGTGTTCACGCTCGACCAGAGCGACGTTGACAGAGCCGTCGCGGAGGGCGAGACGCAGGGTTTCAGCAAAGTTATCGCGAGTCGTTGGAGTGGAAAGATATTGGGAGTACATCTCGTCGGCGCAAATGCGGGAGAGGTTATCCATGAATACGTTCTGGCGATGCAAGAGGGGATCCCATTGCGGAAGTTGAGCGGGATGATCCACGTCTATCCGACGTTTTCAAGCAGTGTCTGGCGCGTGGCGGGCAAATGGTTCTCGGAAAGTACACTGATTCAGACGCTGCGGAGGTTGCTTCCATCAGGTTGA
- a CDS encoding DUF1080 domain-containing protein, which produces MLMKFLTIVITVLFVSPLSVLAGTFLETFDGKDLEGWQQIWVDKGPAVWEVVDDELHAESREDFFHLLTTGDNTWENYTMAFDVKPLKKHGIGGISIAVRVDGTWLVYCSISDPVIIRGDDPPFQEERIGCYAGGLHRPLPPRAILIAEPHPLLRLNRWYHLKLSVEGDIFTFWINGQQVMAPTKLLIFRQIEVFADFPDFQTGGVGFGLWNYTAIFDNITVTGDSVPNSSDFAVTPQEKLATTWGNLKKF; this is translated from the coding sequence ATGCTAATGAAATTTCTAACCATTGTAATAACAGTTCTGTTTGTGTCCCCTTTATCTGTTTTGGCAGGCACATTTTTGGAAACCTTTGATGGTAAAGATTTGGAGGGATGGCAGCAAATTTGGGTGGATAAGGGACCCGCTGTTTGGGAGGTTGTTGATGATGAACTGCATGCCGAAAGTCGTGAGGATTTTTTTCATTTACTGACAACTGGGGATAACACGTGGGAAAACTACACTATGGCGTTTGATGTCAAGCCGCTGAAAAAGCACGGTATTGGCGGTATCTCGATCGCTGTGCGGGTTGACGGAACTTGGTTAGTTTACTGCAGTATTTCTGATCCCGTAATTATAAGGGGTGATGATCCTCCGTTTCAAGAGGAACGAATAGGGTGTTATGCTGGCGGTTTGCACCGACCACTGCCACCACGTGCCATCCTTATCGCTGAACCGCACCCACTTTTAAGATTAAACAGATGGTACCATCTGAAGTTAAGCGTTGAAGGTGATATTTTTACCTTCTGGATTAATGGTCAGCAGGTTATGGCACCTACCAAACTTCTAATTTTCAGACAGATTGAAGTTTTTGCTGATTTTCCTGATTTTCAAACAGGTGGTGTCGGTTTTGGGCTTTGGAACTATACCGCAATCTTTGATAATATCACTGTCACGGGTGATAGCGTTCCAAACAGCAGTGATTTCGCCGTAACGCCCCAAGAAAAACTGGCGACAACCTGGGGAAACTTGAAAAAATTTTAG
- a CDS encoding RtcB family protein codes for MAQQNITLQKIDEYRWRIPKSYMKGMRVDGIVYANEKLLEHAKSDEALQQVANVAHLPGIVKHSLAMPDLHWGYGFVIGGVAATDPKADGVVSPGGIGYDINCGVRLIRTNLDVSQLEGKRKALVAKLFENVPCGVGSSGTIRLTVQEERRMLEKGAQWAIDREYGHPSDLNFTEATGFLRQANADAASQRALERGKNQLGTLGSGNHFLEVQAVDRIFYREAADAMGLSEGNICVMIHTGSRGFGYQICDEHVKSWVKVAERYGINLPDRQLASAPINSPEGQDYITAMACSANYAWNNRQCIMHLVRQTFMQFFETTEDELGLELVYDVAHNIGKFEKHTVDGKERELFIHRKGATRAFPAGHPEIPDKYQKVGQPVLIPGDMGTASYVLVGNPGAMAETWGTTCHGAGRVLSRRKAIALTKGRSIQKDLEAQGIYVRAEGRRTLQEEVPEAYKDVDEVVRVVDKAGLSRRVARLRPIGVVKG; via the coding sequence ATGGCACAACAAAACATAACACTCCAAAAAATTGACGAATACCGCTGGCGTATCCCGAAAAGTTATATGAAAGGGATGCGAGTTGATGGCATTGTCTACGCCAACGAGAAACTCCTTGAGCACGCCAAGAGCGACGAGGCATTACAACAGGTGGCAAACGTCGCGCATCTCCCCGGCATTGTCAAACATTCGCTCGCAATGCCCGATTTACACTGGGGCTACGGCTTCGTTATCGGCGGGGTCGCTGCGACAGATCCAAAAGCAGATGGCGTGGTCTCTCCAGGTGGTATTGGTTACGACATCAATTGTGGTGTCCGCCTCATCCGTACCAACCTTGATGTCTCGCAGCTTGAAGGGAAACGGAAAGCACTCGTCGCCAAGTTATTCGAGAACGTTCCATGCGGTGTCGGCTCCAGCGGTACGATTCGACTCACTGTCCAAGAAGAGCGGCGGATGTTGGAGAAAGGCGCGCAATGGGCAATTGATCGGGAATACGGGCATCCGAGCGATCTGAATTTTACAGAGGCGACCGGTTTCCTCCGACAGGCCAACGCTGACGCAGCGAGCCAGCGTGCGTTGGAACGTGGTAAGAACCAACTTGGCACCCTCGGTTCAGGCAACCATTTTCTTGAAGTCCAAGCCGTTGACCGTATTTTTTACAGAGAAGCCGCCGACGCGATGGGATTAAGCGAAGGCAACATCTGTGTCATGATTCATACCGGTTCACGCGGTTTCGGTTATCAAATCTGTGATGAGCACGTCAAGAGTTGGGTCAAGGTCGCCGAAAGATATGGCATAAATCTTCCTGACCGTCAACTCGCCTCCGCACCGATTAACTCACCGGAAGGACAGGATTACATCACCGCGATGGCGTGTAGTGCCAACTATGCATGGAACAATCGGCAGTGTATCATGCATCTCGTTCGCCAGACTTTCATGCAGTTTTTTGAGACCACAGAAGATGAACTCGGCTTAGAACTCGTTTACGACGTGGCGCATAACATTGGAAAATTCGAGAAACACACCGTTGATGGCAAGGAACGTGAGTTATTTATCCATCGCAAAGGCGCGACCCGTGCATTTCCAGCGGGGCACCCTGAGATCCCCGATAAATACCAGAAAGTCGGGCAACCCGTCCTGATTCCCGGCGATATGGGGACCGCCTCTTACGTGCTGGTTGGTAATCCGGGAGCGATGGCAGAGACGTGGGGCACAACCTGTCACGGTGCTGGCAGAGTACTCTCACGACGGAAGGCGATCGCCTTGACGAAGGGGCGCTCCATCCAGAAAGATTTAGAGGCACAGGGCATCTACGTCCGAGCAGAGGGTAGACGTACCCTCCAAGAAGAGGTCCCTGAGGCTTACAAGGATGTCGATGAGGTCGTCCGCGTTGTTGACAAAGCAGGACTCTCTCGCCGCGTCGCGCGCCTCCGTCCCATTGGGGTCGTAAAGGGTTGA